The proteins below come from a single Pelecanus crispus isolate bPelCri1 chromosome 19, bPelCri1.pri, whole genome shotgun sequence genomic window:
- the ETS1 gene encoding protein C-ets-1 isoform X2, with product MKAAVDLTIIKTEKVDIELFPSPDMECPDVPLLTPSSKEMMSQALKATFSGFAKEQQRLGIPKDPQQWTETHVRDWVMWAVNEFSLKGVDFQKFCMNGAALCALGKECFLELAPDFVGDILWEHLEILQKEEVKPYPANGVNTTYPESRYTSDYLISYGIEHAQCVPPSEFSEPSFITESYQTLHPISSEELLSLKYENDYPSVILRDPVQTDSLQTDYFTIKQEVVTPDNMCMGRASRGKLGGQDSFESIESYDSCDRLTQSWSSQSSFQSLQRVPSYDSFDSEDYPAALPNHKPKGTFKDYVRDRADMNKDKPVIPAAALAGYTGSGPIQLWQFLLELLTDKSCQSFISWTGDGWEFKLSDPDEVARRWGKRKNKPKMNYEKLSRGLRYYYDKNIIHKTAGKRYVYRFVCDLQSLLGYTPEELHAMLDVKPDADE from the exons aCATGGAATGTCCGGATGTGCCTTTATTAACTCccagcagcaaagaaatgaTGTCTCAGGCATTGAAAGCCACCTTCAGCGGCTTCGCAAAAGAGCAACAGCGGCTGGGAATCCCCAAAG ATCCCCAGCAGTGGACGGAGACGCACGTGCGGGACTGGGTGATGTGGGCGGTGAACGAGTTTAGTCTGAAGGGAGTGGATTTCCAGAAGTTTTGCATGAACGGAGCTGCCCTCTGTGCCCTGGGCAAGGAGTGCTTCCTGGAGCTAGCGCCTGACTTTGTGGGAGATATCCTTTGGGAACATCTGGAGATCTTGCAGAAAG AAGAGGTAAAACCATACCCAGCAAACGGAGTGAATACAACATATCCAGAATCCCGCTATACTTCAGACTACTTAATTA GTTATGGCATCGAGCATGCACAGTGTGTGCCTCCCTCCGAGTTCTCTGAGCCCAGCTTCATCACAGAGTCCTACCAGACCCTCCACCCCATCAGCTCGGAAGAGCTCCTGTCCCTCAAGTACGAGAACGACTATCCCTCGGTCATCCTGCGTGACCCAGTCCAGACGGACTCCCTGCAGACAGACTACTTCACGATCAAGCAAGAAGTAGTAACGCCAGATAACATGTGCATGGGACGTGCCAGTCGAG GTAAGCTGGGCGGCCAGGACTCCTTCGAGAGCATAGAGAGCTACGACAGCTGTGACCGGCTGACGCAGTCCTGGAGCAGCCAGTCCTCCTTCCAGAGCCTGCAGCGCGTCCCCTCCTACGACAGCTTTGACTCGGAGGACTACCCCGCCGCCCTGCCCAACCACAAGCCCAAGGGCACCTTCAAGGACTATGTTCGCGATCGGGCCGATATGAACAAGGACAAGCCTgtcattcctgctgctgcccttgctGGCTACACAG GCAGTGGACCCATCCAACTGTGGCAATTCCTGCTGGAACTGCTCACTGACAAGTCCTGTCAGTCCTTCATCAGCTGGACGGGCGATGGCTGGGAATTCAAACTTTCCGACCCAGACGAG GTGGCCAGGCGATGgggcaagaggaaaaacaaacccaagatgAACTACGAGAAGCTGAGCCGTGGCTTGCGCTACTACTACGACAAGAACATCATCCACAAGACGGCGGGGAAACGCTACGTCTACCGTTTCGTCTGCGACCTGCAGAGCCTGCTGGGCTACACGCCCGAGGAGCTCCACGCCATGCTGGACGTCAAGCCCGATGCCGATGAGTGA
- the ETS1 gene encoding protein C-ets-1 isoform X3, with translation MKAAVDLTIIKTEKVDIELFPSPDMECPDVPLLTPSSKEMMSQALKATFSGFAKEQQRLGIPKDPQQWTETHVRDWVMWAVNEFSLKGVDFQKFCMNGAALCALGKECFLELAPDFVGDILWEHLEILQKEEVKPYPANGVNTTYPESRYTSDYLISYGIEHAQCVPPSEFSEPSFITESYQTLHPISSEELLSLKYENDYPSVILRDPVQTDSLQTDYFTIKQEVVTPDNMCMGRASRGSGPIQLWQFLLELLTDKSCQSFISWTGDGWEFKLSDPDEVARRWGKRKNKPKMNYEKLSRGLRYYYDKNIIHKTAGKRYVYRFVCDLQSLLGYTPEELHAMLDVKPDADE, from the exons aCATGGAATGTCCGGATGTGCCTTTATTAACTCccagcagcaaagaaatgaTGTCTCAGGCATTGAAAGCCACCTTCAGCGGCTTCGCAAAAGAGCAACAGCGGCTGGGAATCCCCAAAG ATCCCCAGCAGTGGACGGAGACGCACGTGCGGGACTGGGTGATGTGGGCGGTGAACGAGTTTAGTCTGAAGGGAGTGGATTTCCAGAAGTTTTGCATGAACGGAGCTGCCCTCTGTGCCCTGGGCAAGGAGTGCTTCCTGGAGCTAGCGCCTGACTTTGTGGGAGATATCCTTTGGGAACATCTGGAGATCTTGCAGAAAG AAGAGGTAAAACCATACCCAGCAAACGGAGTGAATACAACATATCCAGAATCCCGCTATACTTCAGACTACTTAATTA GTTATGGCATCGAGCATGCACAGTGTGTGCCTCCCTCCGAGTTCTCTGAGCCCAGCTTCATCACAGAGTCCTACCAGACCCTCCACCCCATCAGCTCGGAAGAGCTCCTGTCCCTCAAGTACGAGAACGACTATCCCTCGGTCATCCTGCGTGACCCAGTCCAGACGGACTCCCTGCAGACAGACTACTTCACGATCAAGCAAGAAGTAGTAACGCCAGATAACATGTGCATGGGACGTGCCAGTCGAG GCAGTGGACCCATCCAACTGTGGCAATTCCTGCTGGAACTGCTCACTGACAAGTCCTGTCAGTCCTTCATCAGCTGGACGGGCGATGGCTGGGAATTCAAACTTTCCGACCCAGACGAG GTGGCCAGGCGATGgggcaagaggaaaaacaaacccaagatgAACTACGAGAAGCTGAGCCGTGGCTTGCGCTACTACTACGACAAGAACATCATCCACAAGACGGCGGGGAAACGCTACGTCTACCGTTTCGTCTGCGACCTGCAGAGCCTGCTGGGCTACACGCCCGAGGAGCTCCACGCCATGCTGGACGTCAAGCCCGATGCCGATGAGTGA